Proteins co-encoded in one Pseudorhizobium banfieldiae genomic window:
- a CDS encoding [protein-PII] uridylyltransferase, translating into MVQDAIDLSDILDVEALRADCLAALQDEGKSALDRRAAVLAVLRSASTEGRKKIRRLLDEDGGGLACAQRLSWLQDQVIQILHVAVAETLQPEASSIAVAAVGGYGRDTLAPGSDIDLLFLLPAKNSDAMRKAIEFLLYVLWDMGFKVGHATRTVEECIQLSKTDMTIRTAILESRYVCGAAALVAELEKRFDAEIVAGTGEEFVAAKLAERDLRHQKSGDTRYLVEPNVKEGKGGLRDLHTLFWIAKYYYRIRNAQELIKLGVLSRHEWKVFQKSEDFLWAVRCHMHFLTGKAEERLSFDIQREIAESLGYHSRPGLSAVERFMKHYFLVAKDVGDLTRIFCAALEDEQAKEAPGLKRVISRFTKRVHKIPGTVEFVQDRGRITLADPDVFKRDPVNIIRFFHVADIHGLEFHPDALKRVTRSLSLIGNEVREDEEANRLFLSMLTSRRQPALMLRRMNEAGVLGRFIPDFGRIVSMMQFNMYHHYTVDEHLIRSVDALSEVDNGGAADIHPLANKLMPSVEEREALYVAVLLHDIAKGRQEDHSVAGARIARKLCPRFGLNTKQTELVAWLIEEHLLMSMTAQTRDLHDRKTITDFAEKVQSMDRLKLLLILTICDIRAVGPGVWNGWKGQLLRTLYYETELLLSGGFSELSRKERAQQAEQELYDALADWNQKDRRVYSRLHYPPYLLSVPLEDQVRHTRFIREADQKRQALATTVRTHSFHAITEITVLAPDHPRLLSVIAGACSAAGANIADAQIFTTSDGRALDTILINREFPVDEDELRRAATIGRMIEDVLSGKKRLPEVIATRAKAKRRNKMFDIPPSVILSNGLSNKFTVVEVECLDRPGLLAEITAVLADLSLDIHSARITTFGEKVIDTFYVTDLLGTKITNENRQGNISARLKAVMAEQEDELRSGMPSGIIAPAPMPARRVQAAPRRPKADA; encoded by the coding sequence ATGGTTCAGGACGCGATCGATCTCTCCGACATCCTCGACGTGGAAGCGCTGCGGGCAGATTGTCTTGCGGCTCTGCAGGACGAAGGCAAGTCGGCACTGGATCGACGCGCTGCGGTGCTTGCGGTGTTGAGGAGTGCCAGCACCGAGGGCCGAAAGAAGATCCGCCGGCTGCTGGACGAGGATGGCGGTGGTCTCGCCTGCGCCCAGCGCCTTTCATGGCTGCAGGACCAGGTGATCCAGATCCTGCATGTGGCGGTGGCAGAGACCCTCCAACCGGAGGCAAGCAGCATCGCGGTCGCGGCTGTTGGTGGATATGGCCGTGACACTCTGGCGCCCGGTTCGGATATCGACCTGCTCTTCCTGCTGCCTGCAAAGAATTCCGACGCCATGCGGAAGGCGATCGAGTTCTTGCTCTATGTCCTCTGGGACATGGGCTTCAAGGTCGGCCATGCAACCCGCACCGTGGAGGAGTGCATCCAGCTTTCCAAGACGGACATGACGATCCGCACGGCGATCCTCGAAAGTCGCTATGTCTGCGGCGCTGCGGCCCTGGTGGCGGAGCTGGAGAAGCGGTTCGATGCGGAGATTGTCGCCGGAACGGGTGAGGAGTTCGTCGCCGCCAAGCTGGCGGAACGCGATCTGCGCCACCAGAAATCTGGCGATACCCGCTATCTCGTGGAGCCGAACGTCAAGGAAGGCAAGGGTGGTCTGAGAGACCTCCATACGCTCTTCTGGATCGCCAAGTACTACTACCGCATCCGCAACGCGCAGGAACTGATCAAGTTGGGCGTCCTCTCTCGCCATGAATGGAAGGTCTTCCAGAAGTCGGAAGATTTCCTTTGGGCTGTTCGCTGCCACATGCACTTTTTGACAGGCAAGGCGGAGGAGCGGCTTTCCTTCGACATCCAGCGCGAGATCGCCGAAAGCCTCGGCTATCATTCGCGGCCAGGCCTATCTGCCGTCGAGCGCTTCATGAAGCACTACTTCCTGGTGGCAAAGGACGTCGGCGACCTGACCCGGATCTTCTGCGCGGCGCTTGAGGACGAGCAGGCAAAGGAAGCACCTGGTCTGAAGCGGGTCATCTCGCGCTTCACCAAGCGTGTGCACAAGATTCCCGGGACCGTGGAATTCGTCCAGGATCGCGGCAGGATCACCTTAGCGGATCCCGATGTCTTCAAGCGCGATCCCGTCAACATTATCCGCTTTTTTCACGTTGCCGACATCCATGGGCTTGAGTTTCATCCGGATGCATTGAAACGCGTTACCCGTTCGCTCTCCCTCATCGGCAACGAGGTGAGGGAGGATGAGGAGGCAAATCGCCTCTTCCTTTCGATGCTGACATCTCGCCGGCAACCTGCGCTGATGCTGCGCCGCATGAACGAGGCCGGCGTACTGGGGCGGTTCATCCCCGATTTTGGTCGGATCGTCTCGATGATGCAGTTCAACATGTATCACCACTATACGGTGGACGAGCATCTGATCCGTTCTGTCGATGCTCTGTCGGAGGTCGACAATGGCGGGGCGGCGGACATTCACCCGCTCGCCAACAAGCTGATGCCCTCGGTCGAGGAGCGGGAGGCTCTCTACGTCGCTGTCCTGCTTCACGACATTGCCAAGGGGCGGCAGGAGGATCATTCCGTTGCAGGCGCGCGCATCGCCCGCAAGCTCTGCCCCCGCTTCGGCCTCAACACCAAGCAGACGGAACTGGTCGCCTGGCTGATCGAGGAGCATCTGCTGATGTCGATGACAGCCCAGACCCGCGACCTCCACGACCGCAAGACGATCACGGACTTCGCCGAGAAGGTTCAGTCCATGGACCGGTTGAAGCTTCTGCTGATCCTGACGATCTGCGACATCCGTGCAGTTGGCCCTGGTGTCTGGAACGGCTGGAAGGGGCAATTGCTGCGCACGCTCTACTACGAGACCGAGCTTCTCCTCTCCGGCGGCTTCTCGGAACTTTCGCGCAAGGAGCGCGCCCAGCAGGCCGAGCAGGAGCTCTACGACGCACTCGCCGACTGGAACCAGAAGGACCGGCGGGTCTATTCGCGGCTGCATTATCCGCCCTACCTTCTGTCGGTGCCACTGGAGGACCAGGTTCGCCATACCCGCTTCATACGGGAGGCTGACCAGAAGCGGCAGGCACTGGCCACCACGGTGAGGACCCATTCCTTCCACGCCATCACCGAGATCACCGTCCTCGCACCGGACCATCCCCGGCTGCTTTCCGTCATCGCAGGGGCCTGCTCCGCCGCCGGAGCCAATATCGCCGACGCGCAGATCTTCACGACTTCCGATGGCCGCGCGCTCGACACGATCCTCATCAATCGTGAGTTTCCGGTCGATGAAGACGAGCTTCGCCGGGCGGCCACGATCGGGCGGATGATCGAGGACGTGCTTTCGGGGAAGAAGCGTTTGCCGGAGGTGATCGCTACGCGCGCGAAGGCAAAGCGACGCAACAAGATGTTCGACATCCCGCCGTCGGTGATCCTTTCCAACGGCCTGTCGAACAAGTTCACCGTCGTCGAGGTCGAGTGCCTCGACCGTCCGGGACTTCTGGCGGAAATCACCGCTGTTCTCGCGGACCTGTCGCTCGACATCCACTCGGCGCGCATCACGACCTTTGGCGAGAAGGTGATTGATACCTTCTACGTGACCGATCTGCTTGGTACGAAAATCACCAACGAGAACCGGCAGGGCAATATTTCGGCACGCTTGAAGGCAGTGATGGCCGAGCAGGAGGACGAACTGCGGAGCGGCATGCCCTCCGGGATCATCGCGCCGGCTCCCATGCCCGCCCGGCGGGTCCAAGCCGCCCCGCGTCGTCCAAAGGCCGACGCATGA
- a CDS encoding NADP-dependent malic enzyme, with amino-acid sequence MPVNEKAARTRTSVTESEALAFHAEGRPGKLEINPTKPMATQRDLSLAYSPGVAVPVKAIAADPATAYDYTTRGNMVAVISNGTAILGLGNLGALASKPVMEGKAVLFKRFADVDSIDLEVDTENVDEFVNCVRFLGPSFGGINLEDIKAPECFIIESRLREMMDIPVFHDDQHGTAIIAAAGLVNALELTGRDLKNTRLVCNGAGAAAIACVELIKAMGFNADNIILCDTKGVIYQGRSEGMNQWKSAHAAKTDKRTLAEAMDGADVVFGLSQKGAFSEEMIRSMADRPIIFAMANPDPEITPEEVARIRDDAIMATGRSDYPNQVNNVLGFPYIFRGALDVRATQINDAMKIAAVRALASLAREDVPDDVAAAYQGNRPIFGSQYIIPVPFDPRLISAIPVAVAEAAMESGVAQKNIPDLAAYARELSARRDPIAATTQGIYERVRRLPKRVVFAEAEEEQVMRAAVSFAHHQLGTAILLGRDDVIRTTAEKAGIDLERPNIEIVNARISTRVDAYIDYLYERLQRKGFLLRDVQRLIHNDRNHFAATMVAVGDADAMVTGTTRNYATALQDIRRCINTKPGHRVIGVSLALSRGRTVFVADTAVHDMPTAEELADIAVEAARVARRMGYEPRVALLAYSTFGQPTGERSERVREAVKILDRRRVDFEYDGEMAADIALNPQRMEQYPFCRLSGTANVLVMPAIHSASISTRMLAELGAATVIGPLLVGLDKSVQITSMGAKDSDIVNMAAIAAYNAGS; translated from the coding sequence ATGCCAGTGAATGAGAAGGCCGCCCGAACGCGCACATCCGTAACGGAAAGCGAAGCGCTCGCCTTCCATGCCGAGGGCAGGCCCGGCAAGCTGGAGATCAACCCAACCAAGCCGATGGCGACGCAGCGGGATCTGTCTCTGGCCTACTCCCCCGGTGTCGCGGTGCCGGTCAAGGCAATCGCCGCCGATCCCGCCACCGCCTACGACTATACCACCCGTGGCAACATGGTGGCGGTGATCTCCAACGGAACGGCAATCCTGGGACTTGGCAATCTCGGTGCGCTGGCGTCGAAGCCGGTCATGGAAGGCAAGGCCGTCCTCTTCAAGCGCTTCGCCGATGTCGATTCCATCGACCTGGAAGTGGACACGGAAAATGTCGACGAGTTCGTAAACTGCGTCCGCTTCCTCGGCCCCTCCTTCGGAGGCATCAATCTCGAGGACATCAAGGCGCCCGAATGCTTCATCATCGAGAGCCGCCTGCGCGAGATGATGGACATTCCCGTCTTCCATGACGACCAGCACGGGACCGCGATCATTGCTGCCGCCGGCCTGGTCAATGCCCTGGAACTGACTGGGCGGGACCTCAAAAATACCCGGCTCGTCTGCAACGGCGCCGGTGCTGCTGCGATCGCTTGCGTCGAGCTTATCAAGGCCATGGGATTCAACGCGGACAACATCATCCTCTGCGACACCAAGGGGGTCATCTACCAGGGCCGCTCCGAGGGAATGAACCAGTGGAAATCCGCTCATGCCGCCAAGACGGACAAGCGGACGCTGGCGGAGGCGATGGACGGTGCGGATGTCGTGTTCGGGCTTTCGCAGAAGGGCGCCTTCTCCGAGGAGATGATCCGTTCGATGGCCGACAGGCCGATCATCTTCGCCATGGCCAATCCCGATCCGGAGATCACGCCGGAGGAGGTGGCCCGCATCCGCGACGACGCGATCATGGCGACCGGCCGTTCCGACTATCCGAACCAGGTCAACAACGTCCTCGGGTTTCCCTATATCTTCCGTGGTGCGCTGGACGTGCGGGCCACACAGATCAACGATGCGATGAAGATCGCCGCCGTCCGGGCGCTGGCAAGTCTGGCGCGCGAGGACGTGCCGGACGATGTCGCGGCCGCCTACCAGGGCAACCGCCCGATATTCGGATCCCAGTACATCATCCCCGTGCCCTTCGATCCGCGGCTGATTTCTGCCATTCCGGTCGCGGTTGCAGAAGCCGCGATGGAAAGCGGCGTTGCGCAAAAGAATATTCCGGACCTTGCCGCTTATGCGCGAGAGTTGTCGGCTCGGCGCGACCCGATCGCAGCGACGACGCAAGGTATCTACGAGCGCGTGCGCCGCCTCCCCAAACGTGTCGTTTTCGCCGAGGCCGAGGAGGAGCAGGTGATGCGGGCGGCTGTCTCCTTTGCCCATCACCAACTCGGTACTGCCATCCTGCTCGGGCGCGATGACGTCATCAGAACGACGGCGGAGAAGGCAGGAATCGACCTCGAACGGCCGAACATCGAAATCGTCAACGCACGCATCTCGACGCGTGTGGACGCCTATATCGATTATCTTTACGAGCGCCTGCAGCGAAAAGGCTTCCTGTTGCGGGACGTGCAGCGCCTGATCCACAACGACCGCAATCACTTCGCCGCGACCATGGTTGCCGTCGGTGACGCGGATGCAATGGTCACAGGCACGACCCGGAACTATGCAACGGCGCTGCAGGACATTCGCCGCTGCATCAACACCAAACCGGGCCACCGCGTCATCGGCGTGTCGCTCGCCCTGTCCCGCGGCCGGACGGTGTTCGTCGCAGATACGGCGGTTCACGACATGCCGACGGCGGAGGAGCTTGCGGATATCGCCGTCGAAGCTGCCCGGGTTGCGCGCCGCATGGGCTACGAGCCACGCGTCGCCCTGCTCGCCTATTCGACCTTCGGCCAGCCCACCGGGGAACGCTCCGAGCGTGTGCGGGAGGCGGTCAAGATCCTCGACCGTCGCCGTGTCGACTTCGAGTATGATGGTGAGATGGCCGCCGACATCGCACTCAATCCGCAGCGAATGGAGCAGTATCCCTTCTGCCGCCTCTCCGGCACGGCCAATGTCCTGGTGATGCCGGCCATTCATTCGGCATCTATCTCGACCCGCATGCTGGCGGAACTGGGCGCGGCGACCGTGATCGGCCCGCTTCTGGTTGGGCTCGACAAATCGGTGCAGATCACGTCGATGGGCGCCAAGGATTCCGACATCGTGAACATGGCGGCGATCGCCGCCTACAACGCGGGGAGTTAG
- a CDS encoding YcbK family protein: MRIVLRVALASLLSIGLSSVAEADNSQKRRGNIFKHDYTAAYTVQRISVRTSCFPSKLKAILAHIAVHTGKRPVVTSGHRPRSGRSQHSNCYAADIRVPGVSEKKILAVAASAPGIGGIGRYCNGLVHVDIGPKRRWAHCGRRR; encoded by the coding sequence ATGCGCATTGTTCTTCGTGTCGCGCTTGCCTCTCTACTCTCGATCGGCCTGAGCAGTGTTGCTGAAGCCGACAACTCACAGAAGCGCCGCGGCAATATATTCAAGCACGATTATACAGCTGCCTATACGGTCCAGCGGATCAGCGTCAGGACCAGTTGCTTCCCTTCGAAGCTGAAGGCCATCCTGGCCCATATCGCCGTCCATACCGGCAAGAGGCCCGTCGTGACCTCCGGCCACCGCCCACGCTCCGGTCGGTCGCAGCATAGCAACTGCTACGCCGCCGATATCCGCGTCCCCGGTGTATCCGAGAAGAAGATCCTGGCAGTCGCTGCCAGCGCTCCAGGCATCGGCGGCATCGGCCGATACTGCAACGGCCTCGTGCACGTGGATATCGGGCCAAAGCGCCGTTGGGCTCACTGCGGACGTCGGAGGTGA
- the murJ gene encoding murein biosynthesis integral membrane protein MurJ: MSLVRKFATVGGATLGSRIFGFARETMMAAALGTGPMADVFYAAFRFPNLFRRLFAEGAFNAAFVPLFSKEIETHGVEGAKRFSEEVFGVLFSALLLITIAMELAMPWLVDWIIAPGFAGDAEKSALTVRLAAVMFPYLMCMSLTAMMSGMLNSLHHFFAAAIAPVFLNVVMIAALAYAWWSGADPLATAWYLSWSVLVAGVLQLSVVYFGVRHAGISIGFRRPRMTPNVKRLLVLAVPAAITGGITQINQIIGQAIASGKEGAIAALQYADRIYQLPLGVVGVAVGVVLLPELSRALKAGHMKEAAGIQNRSLEFVLFMTLPAAAGLWVLSEPIIRVLYERGAFSAENTTVVASILAIYGIGLPGFVMIKALQPGFYAREDTRTPMRFTIISVIVNSGLAITLFPILAERGIATAEAAAGWINTILLFSTLLWRGDLVWEWALLRRTLLLIVSAGVMAATLTYALPYAAPWLLPQVPLLQQIAALAALIALAVTVYFPVAFLIGGAEIGMIRRNLRRSRPKG, encoded by the coding sequence ATGAGCCTCGTCCGCAAGTTCGCAACGGTCGGTGGTGCAACTCTCGGCAGCCGCATCTTCGGCTTTGCCCGGGAAACAATGATGGCGGCCGCGCTCGGCACCGGCCCGATGGCGGACGTCTTCTACGCGGCATTTCGTTTTCCCAACCTCTTCCGGCGGTTGTTTGCCGAGGGAGCGTTCAACGCCGCCTTCGTCCCGCTCTTTTCCAAAGAGATCGAGACGCACGGGGTGGAGGGCGCCAAGCGGTTCTCGGAGGAGGTGTTCGGCGTCCTGTTCTCGGCCCTGCTGCTGATCACCATCGCCATGGAACTGGCCATGCCCTGGCTGGTGGATTGGATCATCGCTCCGGGCTTTGCCGGTGACGCGGAGAAATCGGCGCTCACGGTCCGGCTGGCAGCCGTGATGTTCCCCTATCTCATGTGCATGTCGCTGACGGCGATGATGAGCGGTATGCTGAATTCGCTTCATCATTTCTTTGCCGCCGCGATCGCGCCGGTTTTCCTCAACGTGGTGATGATCGCGGCGCTCGCCTATGCGTGGTGGAGCGGTGCCGATCCTCTGGCGACTGCCTGGTATCTCTCTTGGAGTGTCCTCGTCGCGGGTGTGCTCCAGCTTTCCGTGGTCTACTTCGGTGTTCGTCACGCGGGCATCAGCATCGGATTTCGTCGCCCGCGCATGACGCCCAACGTCAAGCGACTTCTGGTTCTTGCCGTGCCTGCGGCGATTACCGGCGGGATCACGCAGATCAACCAGATCATCGGCCAGGCAATCGCATCCGGCAAGGAAGGGGCGATCGCCGCGCTTCAATACGCCGACCGCATCTATCAGTTGCCGCTGGGCGTGGTCGGCGTGGCGGTGGGTGTGGTCCTCCTGCCGGAACTGTCGCGGGCGCTGAAGGCCGGCCACATGAAGGAGGCAGCCGGCATTCAGAACCGGTCGCTCGAATTCGTTCTGTTCATGACCCTGCCGGCCGCTGCGGGGCTCTGGGTCCTGTCCGAGCCGATCATCCGTGTGCTCTACGAACGGGGTGCCTTCTCTGCGGAAAACACGACCGTGGTGGCCTCGATTCTGGCCATTTACGGCATAGGGCTTCCGGGTTTTGTGATGATCAAGGCGCTCCAGCCGGGATTTTATGCGCGCGAGGATACCCGCACGCCCATGCGGTTCACGATCATCTCGGTGATCGTCAATTCAGGGCTTGCAATCACGCTTTTCCCGATCCTGGCGGAGCGTGGCATTGCCACCGCCGAGGCTGCGGCAGGCTGGATCAACACGATCCTGCTGTTCTCCACCCTGCTCTGGAGAGGGGATCTCGTTTGGGAATGGGCGCTCCTGCGTCGAACGCTGCTACTCATCGTTTCCGCGGGCGTGATGGCTGCCACCCTGACCTATGCTTTGCCATATGCGGCGCCCTGGCTCTTGCCGCAGGTGCCGCTTCTGCAGCAGATCGCAGCACTTGCCGCACTGATCGCGCTAGCAGTCACGGTCTATTTCCCGGTCGCCTTCCTCATCGGCGGTGCCGAAATCGGCATGATCCGCAGGAACCTCAGGCGATCCCGCCCGAAGGGATAG
- the mutS gene encoding DNA mismatch repair protein MutS gives MMEQYIEIKANNPDSLLFYRMGDFYELFFEDAVEASRALGITLTRRGQHMGQDIPMCGVPIHAADDYLQKLISLGFRVAVCEQVEDPAEAKKRGSKSVVKRDVVRLVTPGTLTEEKLLSPSESNYLMALARIRGGADPQLALAWIDISTGVFRLAETDQSRLLADILRIDPRELIVPDTMFHDAELKPVFDVLGKVAVPQPGVLFDSASAEGRIARYFSVGTLDGFGSFSRAELAAAAAAVAYVEKTQISERPPLGIPERESAASTLLIDPATRGNLELTRTLSGDRDGTLLKAIDRTVTGGGARLLAERLMSPLTDPVQINRRLDSISFLIDEPSLCSELRTALQHVPDMPRALSRLALDRGGPRDLGAIRRGLEVSRAVASFLEKSMLPEELATALDDLRSLPPTLEQRLAEMLADDLPLLKRDGGFLREGADTELDEVRALRDQSRRVIAGLQLQYAEETGIRSLKIKHNNVLGYFIEVTAGSAGPMTDGPEAKARFIHRQTMANAMRFTTTELADLESRIANAADRALAIELAAFDRMVEATIGEAEAIKKGARAIAVVDVAAALALLAEEWSYRRPTVDASRMFAIQGGRHPVVEQALRRQSEGPFIANDCDLSPSQDGEFGAVWLLTGPNMGGKSTFLRQNALIAILAQMGSFVPASSAHIGVVDRLFSRVGASDDLARGRSTFMVEMVETAAILNQATDRSLVILDEIGRGTATFDGLSIAWAAVEHLHEINRCRGLFATHFHELTVLSEKLNRLSNATMRVKEWDGEVVFLHEVGAGAADRSYGIQVARLAGLPASVVARARDVLTKLEDSDRKNPASQLIDDLPLFQVAVRREEQRRVGPSKVEEALKAINPDDMTPREALEALYALRKQLPRD, from the coding sequence ATGATGGAGCAGTATATCGAGATCAAGGCGAACAACCCGGATTCGCTCCTCTTCTACCGGATGGGAGACTTCTACGAGCTCTTCTTCGAAGATGCGGTAGAGGCGTCCCGCGCGCTGGGGATCACGCTGACCCGCCGCGGGCAGCACATGGGCCAGGACATCCCCATGTGCGGCGTCCCTATCCACGCCGCCGACGACTACCTGCAGAAGCTCATTTCGCTCGGCTTCCGGGTGGCCGTATGCGAGCAGGTCGAGGATCCGGCAGAGGCGAAGAAGCGCGGTTCGAAATCGGTGGTGAAGCGCGACGTCGTCCGGCTCGTGACGCCGGGAACGCTGACCGAGGAAAAGCTGCTTTCCCCCTCGGAATCAAACTACCTGATGGCGCTCGCACGTATTCGTGGTGGAGCCGATCCTCAGCTGGCGCTAGCCTGGATCGACATCTCGACCGGCGTCTTCCGGCTTGCCGAAACCGATCAGTCGCGACTTCTCGCCGACATCCTGCGGATCGATCCACGCGAACTGATCGTGCCAGACACGATGTTTCACGATGCCGAACTGAAGCCGGTGTTCGACGTTCTGGGCAAGGTTGCGGTCCCGCAGCCGGGCGTTCTCTTCGACAGCGCCAGCGCCGAAGGGCGCATTGCCCGCTATTTCAGTGTCGGCACCCTCGACGGTTTCGGCAGCTTTTCCCGGGCAGAACTGGCGGCGGCTGCGGCTGCGGTCGCCTATGTGGAGAAGACGCAGATATCCGAGCGGCCGCCGCTCGGCATTCCCGAGCGAGAGAGCGCCGCCTCGACCCTCTTAATCGACCCGGCCACCCGTGGCAATTTGGAACTGACGCGGACCCTGTCCGGTGACCGGGACGGGACGCTTCTTAAGGCCATCGACCGGACCGTGACTGGCGGCGGTGCCCGCCTGCTTGCCGAGCGACTGATGTCGCCGTTGACCGACCCGGTCCAGATCAATCGAAGGCTGGATTCGATCTCCTTCCTTATCGACGAGCCGTCGCTCTGCTCCGAGCTCCGAACAGCGTTGCAGCATGTGCCGGACATGCCGCGAGCCCTATCACGCCTTGCACTCGACCGAGGTGGCCCGCGTGACCTAGGCGCGATACGGCGCGGCCTCGAGGTGTCTCGTGCCGTCGCATCCTTCCTGGAGAAATCGATGCTGCCGGAGGAACTCGCAACGGCGCTGGACGATCTTCGCTCCCTCCCGCCAACCTTGGAGCAGCGGCTCGCGGAGATGCTGGCCGATGACCTGCCGCTCCTGAAGCGCGACGGCGGCTTCCTGCGCGAAGGCGCCGATACGGAACTCGACGAGGTGCGGGCGCTGCGCGACCAGTCCCGGCGCGTCATTGCGGGACTGCAACTGCAATATGCCGAGGAAACGGGGATCCGGTCCCTGAAGATCAAGCACAACAACGTGCTGGGTTATTTCATCGAGGTCACTGCGGGCAGTGCCGGTCCGATGACTGACGGTCCGGAGGCGAAGGCACGCTTCATCCATCGGCAGACGATGGCGAATGCGATGCGCTTCACTACGACCGAGCTTGCAGATCTGGAAAGTCGAATCGCCAACGCCGCCGATCGTGCGCTGGCGATCGAACTGGCCGCTTTCGATCGTATGGTCGAGGCGACCATCGGTGAGGCCGAGGCCATCAAGAAGGGCGCGCGTGCGATCGCTGTCGTGGACGTGGCAGCGGCTCTGGCCCTGCTCGCGGAAGAATGGAGCTATCGCCGGCCGACGGTGGACGCCTCCCGCATGTTCGCGATCCAAGGCGGCCGCCATCCGGTCGTGGAGCAGGCGCTGCGGCGGCAGTCGGAAGGCCCCTTCATCGCCAATGACTGCGATCTCTCGCCTTCGCAGGACGGGGAGTTCGGGGCTGTCTGGCTGCTGACAGGCCCCAACATGGGGGGCAAGTCGACATTCCTTCGGCAGAATGCGCTGATCGCCATCCTCGCCCAGATGGGGTCCTTTGTTCCGGCGTCGTCCGCGCATATCGGGGTGGTCGACAGGCTGTTTTCACGCGTCGGAGCCTCCGACGATCTCGCCCGGGGCCGGTCCACCTTCATGGTGGAGATGGTCGAGACGGCTGCCATCCTCAACCAGGCGACCGATCGCTCGCTGGTCATTCTCGATGAGATCGGCCGGGGAACGGCCACCTTTGACGGTCTCTCCATTGCATGGGCGGCGGTCGAGCATCTGCATGAGATCAACCGCTGCCGCGGGCTCTTCGCCACCCATTTCCACGAGCTGACGGTTCTGTCGGAGAAGCTGAACCGGCTTTCGAATGCCACGATGCGGGTCAAGGAATGGGATGGAGAAGTGGTCTTTCTCCATGAAGTCGGAGCGGGTGCCGCAGATCGATCCTACGGTATTCAGGTCGCGCGTCTCGCCGGCCTGCCTGCCTCCGTGGTCGCGCGGGCAAGGGACGTGCTGACGAAGCTGGAGGATTCCGACCGAAAGAACCCGGCGAGCCAGTTGATCGATGACCTGCCGCTGTTTCAGGTGGCCGTCCGGCGCGAGGAGCAGCGGAGGGTAGGGCCATCCAAGGTGGAAGAAGCCTTGAAGGCGATCAATCCGGACGACATGACGCCGCGCGAGGCGCTTGAGGCGCTTTATGCGCTGCGCAAGCAACTGCCGCGCGACTGA